The Candidatus Nomurabacteria bacterium genome has a segment encoding these proteins:
- a CDS encoding sigma-70 family RNA polymerase sigma factor has product MRQLKITKKITNRESESLEKYLQEISRIDLLTPEEEVELAKRIRENKDPEAVERLAKANLRFVVSVAKQYQHAGFSLNDLINEGNIGLTRAAWKFDETKGFKFISYAVWWIRQAITQALAENSRIVRLPLNKVGNISKINKAFSELEQRYEREPTMEELEDAMVGLGLEEIKLTMSVSLKSVSLNATVDESNPDASELGELVADNSPPPDREVDYTESLSAEVENVLSVLTEREKTVLKMFFGIGFSRSYYFDEIGDSIGVTKERVRQIKDNAITRLRIRGRSDLLKKFLAQ; this is encoded by the coding sequence ATGAGACAATTGAAAATAACAAAAAAGATCACCAATCGAGAAAGTGAGTCTCTTGAGAAATACCTTCAAGAGATTTCAAGAATCGATCTACTTACACCAGAAGAAGAGGTTGAGCTTGCAAAACGTATCAGGGAAAATAAAGATCCTGAAGCTGTCGAAAGGTTGGCCAAAGCAAATCTTCGGTTTGTTGTTTCTGTTGCAAAACAATACCAACATGCTGGATTTTCTCTCAACGATCTTATCAACGAGGGAAACATTGGTCTTACTAGGGCCGCGTGGAAATTTGACGAAACCAAAGGTTTCAAGTTTATCTCTTACGCTGTTTGGTGGATCAGGCAGGCAATAACCCAAGCTTTGGCAGAAAATTCAAGGATTGTGAGATTGCCACTCAATAAGGTCGGCAATATTTCCAAAATCAACAAGGCTTTCAGTGAATTGGAACAAAGATATGAGCGTGAGCCGACAATGGAAGAGTTGGAAGATGCCATGGTTGGTTTGGGACTTGAAGAAATCAAGCTGACCATGAGTGTTTCTCTCAAGTCCGTTTCACTAAATGCTACCGTTGACGAGTCAAATCCAGACGCTTCAGAACTTGGCGAACTCGTTGCTGACAATTCTCCTCCTCCAGATAGAGAAGTTGATTATACAGAGTCTCTTTCTGCCGAAGTTGAAAACGTTCTTTCGGTGCTTACTGAAAGAGAAAAAACTGTCCTAAAAATGTTTTTCGGGATAGGCTTTTCAAGATCTTATTATTTTGATGAGATTGGGGATAGTATTGGAGTCACTAAAGAAAGGGTGCGTCAGATCAAAGACAACGCCATTACGAGACTAAGGATTCGTGGTCGAAGCGATCTTCTAAAAAAGTTTCTTGCACAGTAA
- a CDS encoding serine hydrolase family protein: protein MKKFILVHRWSGGPEDDWRPWLKTELENLGCEVLVPEMPETDTPRIDAWVSHLENISGENLEDTYFVGHSIGGQAIMRMIEKSDKKVGGAFFVSGWFNLENLEDEEVAEIAKPWIETPIDTSKLKELIPHTSLVISDNDPFGYFEYNKEKFSEIGANIVVLHNAGHITEDDGYKELPELLEEIKKIL, encoded by the coding sequence ATGAAAAAATTTATTTTGGTGCATCGTTGGAGTGGCGGACCAGAAGACGACTGGAGGCCTTGGCTCAAAACAGAGTTAGAAAACTTGGGGTGCGAAGTTCTCGTGCCAGAGATGCCAGAGACTGATACTCCCAGAATAGATGCTTGGGTTTCGCACTTGGAAAATATATCTGGAGAAAATCTAGAAGATACCTATTTTGTCGGACATAGTATAGGAGGACAAGCGATCATGAGGATGATAGAAAAATCTGACAAAAAAGTTGGTGGAGCGTTTTTTGTTTCTGGTTGGTTCAATCTCGAGAACTTGGAAGACGAAGAGGTAGCAGAAATTGCAAAGCCGTGGATAGAAACACCGATAGATACAAGTAAACTAAAAGAACTTATTCCTCATACTTCTCTTGTTATTTCTGACAATGATCCATTTGGATATTTCGAATATAACAAAGAAAAGTTTTCTGAAATTGGCGCAAACATAGTGGTTCTACACAATGCTGGTCATATAACCGAAGACGATGGATACAAAGAACTACCAGAGTTATTAGAAGAAATAAAAAAGATTTTATAA
- a CDS encoding alpha/beta fold hydrolase, producing MKNAIILYGMPSKEGHYNPSYPSNSNAHFVPWIQRQLILKDILTQTPEMPVPYNPEYSSWKETLEYFPINEETILVGHSCGGGMILRYLSENDIKVGKVVLVAPWIDPNKSYLKTGMFDFEIDKNILDKVESLDIMYSLDDEEDVLETIKILKDRIPGANYHEFTDKGHFCEEDIGLEFPELKKILLD from the coding sequence ATGAAAAACGCGATTATATTATACGGGATGCCAAGCAAAGAGGGTCATTACAATCCGTCATATCCATCAAACTCAAACGCACATTTTGTACCATGGATACAAAGACAACTTATTTTGAAAGACATCTTGACTCAAACACCAGAAATGCCAGTCCCCTACAATCCAGAATATAGTTCTTGGAAAGAAACTCTAGAATACTTCCCTATAAACGAAGAAACGATACTAGTAGGACACTCTTGTGGTGGCGGGATGATACTGCGATACCTTTCGGAAAATGACATAAAAGTTGGCAAGGTTGTACTTGTCGCGCCATGGATTGATCCAAATAAGAGTTATCTCAAAACTGGAATGTTTGATTTTGAAATAGACAAAAACATTTTGGACAAAGTAGAGAGTCTAGATATCATGTATTCACTAGATGACGAAGAAGATGTTTTGGAAACAATAAAAATCCTCAAAGACCGCATTCCAGGCGCGAACTATCACGAATTCACCGACAAGGGTCACTTCTGTGAAGAAGATATAGGTCTAGAGTTTCCAGAACTCAAGAAGATTCTACTCGACTAA
- the dnaX gene encoding DNA polymerase III subunit gamma/tau — MQEVLYRKYRPLKFADVIGQDHIVKGLEVAIKSGDLPHAFIFSGGRGTGKTSVARILATELGIKKEDIYEIDAASNRGIDDIRSIKESVSSVPFASDYKIYIIDEVHMLSKDAFNALLKTIEEPPAYAFFVLATTEFEKIPETIVSRCVTYDFKKPGEAVLEELVTSVSKKEKVSIDKDAAELIAFLGDGSFRDTLSNLQKVLISTDEKKINFDHVAEITGAPKKISIRNMLSAISESRVEDALSIIREESKMGRDVEIFYRLFIAEFRLALIARYAPKLLADFADSYSKEDIDFLMSIGSAKSKTITSSSLAKLIGTLHDIRYAPVPSLPLEIAILEICSEATS, encoded by the coding sequence ATGCAAGAAGTGCTTTATCGTAAATATAGACCTCTAAAATTTGCCGACGTTATAGGTCAAGATCATATAGTCAAAGGCCTCGAAGTCGCTATCAAGAGCGGAGATTTGCCTCATGCCTTTATATTTTCTGGAGGAAGGGGAACAGGAAAAACTAGTGTTGCTAGAATACTTGCGACAGAACTAGGAATAAAAAAAGAAGATATATACGAGATAGACGCTGCCTCAAACAGAGGTATAGACGATATAAGAAGTATCAAAGAAAGTGTTTCTTCTGTACCATTTGCTTCTGACTACAAGATATACATAATCGACGAAGTGCACATGCTCAGCAAAGATGCGTTCAACGCACTTTTGAAAACTATAGAAGAACCACCAGCATACGCGTTCTTTGTTCTGGCAACGACAGAGTTTGAAAAGATACCAGAAACTATAGTTTCTCGTTGCGTTACTTATGATTTCAAAAAGCCAGGTGAAGCTGTGCTAGAAGAACTTGTAACTTCTGTTTCCAAAAAAGAAAAAGTTTCTATCGACAAAGATGCCGCAGAACTAATCGCGTTTCTAGGAGACGGGTCTTTTCGAGATACATTGTCCAACCTGCAGAAAGTTCTTATTTCTACAGATGAGAAAAAGATAAACTTTGATCACGTTGCAGAAATAACCGGAGCACCGAAAAAGATTTCTATAAGAAATATGTTGAGTGCTATTTCAGAATCTAGAGTAGAAGACGCGCTTTCTATAATAAGAGAAGAATCCAAGATGGGGCGAGATGTAGAGATATTTTACAGACTTTTTATTGCAGAGTTTAGACTGGCTCTTATCGCAAGATACGCACCAAAACTTCTAGCCGACTTTGCCGACTCATACAGTAAAGAAGACATAGATTTTCTTATGTCTATCGGTAGTGCAAAATCAAAAACTATAACTTCATCGTCTCTCGCAAAACTTATCGGAACACTTCACGATATAAGATACGCACCTGTACCATCTCTTCCACTAGAGATTGCAATACTAGAGATTTGTAGCGAAGCTACTTCTTAG
- a CDS encoding tRNA-dihydrouridine synthase codes for MANVTDPAFREIIAKYSRKGESGGGPDVFWTEFTSADGLVSEGRENLLIDLSFGEVERPIVAQLFSSRPEFMRKAAKICQDLGFDGIDINMGCPDKAIEKSGSGAAMIKDFEIAKSVVMAAREGAPNIPISVKTRVGYNKVEIDTWIKNLLELDLPALTVHARTRKEMSKVPADWSRIKQIVKLRDKMGKDTLIIGNGDAISLSDAEEKIKLSGCDGVMIGRAMFGNPWIFDSNRNIKKKGRYTTIPFQSLLPRSWVRKIQGEDKYTISSVSDEERLTVLVEHSKLFEQKLTKVKSFDHMKKHFKAYTSGMNGAKELRIKLMECQNSQDVESVVKDYIETLHLGTTVL; via the coding sequence ATGGCAAACGTTACTGACCCAGCGTTTCGAGAAATAATCGCCAAGTATTCTAGAAAGGGTGAGTCTGGCGGTGGTCCAGATGTTTTTTGGACAGAGTTTACTTCTGCTGACGGACTAGTTTCAGAAGGTAGAGAGAATCTACTTATCGACCTTTCTTTTGGGGAAGTCGAGAGGCCAATCGTGGCGCAGCTTTTCTCGTCTAGACCAGAATTTATGCGAAAAGCTGCGAAGATATGCCAAGACTTGGGATTCGATGGGATCGATATAAACATGGGTTGTCCAGATAAGGCGATTGAGAAAAGTGGTAGTGGCGCAGCGATGATCAAGGATTTTGAAATTGCCAAGTCGGTAGTCATGGCAGCAAGAGAGGGCGCTCCAAATATCCCTATCTCTGTAAAGACTCGTGTTGGTTATAACAAAGTAGAGATAGATACATGGATCAAGAATCTTCTGGAGTTAGATTTGCCCGCTCTTACTGTTCATGCAAGAACTAGAAAAGAAATGTCCAAAGTTCCTGCTGATTGGTCTCGCATAAAACAAATCGTAAAACTTCGCGACAAAATGGGAAAAGATACACTCATCATAGGTAACGGTGACGCCATATCACTCTCTGATGCTGAAGAAAAAATAAAACTTTCTGGTTGTGACGGGGTGATGATAGGTAGAGCCATGTTTGGAAACCCTTGGATATTTGATTCCAATAGAAATATAAAAAAGAAAGGTAGATATACAACAATACCGTTTCAAAGTTTGTTACCAAGATCTTGGGTTAGAAAAATCCAAGGTGAAGACAAATACACGATATCGTCTGTTTCTGACGAAGAAAGACTAACTGTTCTTGTAGAGCACTCAAAACTATTTGAACAAAAACTTACAAAGGTAAAAAGCTTTGATCATATGAAGAAACACTTCAAAGCATATACGTCTGGTATGAACGGAGCAAAAGAACTCCGCATCAAACTTATGGAATGCCAAAATTCGCAAGATGTAGAGAGTGTTGTCAAGGACTATATCGAAACTTTGCATTTAGGTACTACTGTGTTATAA
- the serS gene encoding serine--tRNA ligase: MLDIKFIRENKDVVKEAISKKKFKVDLDELLALDDKRLDLLSQVEPLRAEQNKASESISSESDPEKRNKLIEEMKEVKTRLSSLEEELKDVMVSWQKLMLEVPNVPDVSVPDGNTDEDNQEVKQVGEKPTFSFTPKDHIELMESLDLADFERGTKVSGFRGYFLKNEGATLSFAIWQYMMEKMVSKGFIPMIVPSLVNKETLYGTGYLPNGEEDLYKTQDEEYLAGTGEVATMAYYRNEILDKAELPKKMIAFSPCFRREAGSHGKDVKGLIRVHEFFKLEQVVLCEASHEESVKFHEELTKNAEEMLQDFGLHYRVVINCGGDLGLGQVKKYDIEVWVPSQNKYRETHSSSYFHDFQSRRLNIRYKDDEGKNRYVHSLNNTAVATPRILTAIIENYQTEDGKIRVPEVLKKYIGKDFIER; encoded by the coding sequence ATGCTAGATATAAAGTTTATAAGAGAGAACAAGGATGTAGTAAAAGAAGCCATTTCTAAAAAGAAGTTCAAGGTTGATTTGGACGAGCTTTTGGCGCTTGATGACAAAAGACTAGATCTTCTAAGCCAGGTAGAACCTCTCAGGGCTGAACAAAACAAAGCGTCTGAATCCATATCTTCAGAATCTGATCCAGAAAAAAGAAATAAACTTATAGAAGAAATGAAAGAAGTCAAAACCAGACTTTCTTCACTCGAAGAAGAACTCAAAGACGTTATGGTGTCTTGGCAGAAGCTTATGCTCGAGGTTCCAAACGTTCCAGATGTTTCTGTTCCAGATGGAAATACAGACGAAGACAATCAAGAAGTAAAACAAGTAGGAGAGAAGCCAACATTTTCATTTACTCCAAAAGACCACATAGAACTTATGGAGTCTCTTGATCTTGCAGACTTCGAAAGAGGAACAAAAGTTTCTGGCTTCAGAGGATATTTCTTGAAGAACGAGGGTGCAACACTTTCTTTTGCAATTTGGCAGTACATGATGGAAAAGATGGTAAGCAAAGGATTCATTCCTATGATAGTTCCGTCTCTTGTAAACAAAGAAACTCTTTATGGAACAGGTTATCTTCCTAATGGTGAAGAAGACTTGTACAAAACTCAAGACGAAGAATACCTGGCCGGAACAGGAGAAGTTGCAACTATGGCGTATTATAGAAACGAGATCTTGGACAAAGCAGAACTTCCAAAAAAAATGATAGCCTTCTCACCATGTTTCAGAAGAGAAGCAGGAAGTCATGGAAAAGATGTGAAGGGTCTTATAAGAGTTCACGAGTTTTTTAAACTAGAGCAGGTTGTGCTCTGTGAAGCATCACATGAAGAAAGTGTAAAGTTCCACGAAGAACTTACAAAAAACGCAGAAGAGATGCTCCAAGATTTCGGACTTCATTATAGAGTGGTTATAAACTGTGGTGGAGACTTGGGTCTAGGACAAGTAAAGAAATACGATATAGAAGTATGGGTTCCTTCTCAAAATAAATACAGAGAAACTCACTCTTCTTCTTACTTCCACGATTTCCAATCTAGAAGACTAAACATACGATACAAAGACGACGAAGGAAAAAATAGATACGTTCACTCTCTCAACAATACAGCAGTTGCAACGCCTAGAATACTCACAGCAATCATAGAAAACTATCAAACAGAAGACGGAAAAATCCGCGTGCCAGAAGTTCTCAAGAAATACATAGGAAAAGATTTTATTGAAAGATAA
- the dprA gene encoding DNA-protecting protein DprA — protein MDQKIKILRGEDIPKRLLEIPKPPKAISIRGALPEESMIYLTVIGSRKYTRYGKEVIEKLISSLRGRNVVIVSGLALGIDSLAHEEAIKNGLKTIAFPGSGLDPKVIYPRTNFSLAEKIVSSGGALVSEFALDQRATRWTFPQRNRLMAGISDAILIIEAEAKSGSLITTTLGLDYNKNILTVPGPIFSETSIGTNNLLKQGATPITNAKDLLEALGLAEEKDTEEEIDLEDLTDEERTLLENLKEPRDKDELIRLSGMPASKAQIVITSMELKGLIKEELGEIRRNF, from the coding sequence ATGGATCAAAAGATAAAAATACTAAGGGGCGAGGACATCCCAAAACGACTTCTGGAGATTCCCAAACCTCCAAAAGCCATAAGTATAAGAGGTGCCCTCCCAGAAGAAAGTATGATTTATCTCACAGTTATAGGTTCTAGAAAATACACTCGGTACGGAAAGGAAGTTATAGAAAAACTAATCTCTAGTCTCCGAGGAAGAAATGTAGTTATAGTCTCTGGACTTGCTCTCGGTATAGATTCTCTTGCACACGAAGAAGCTATAAAGAATGGACTCAAAACAATCGCCTTTCCGGGATCTGGACTCGACCCGAAAGTCATATATCCAAGAACAAACTTTTCTCTTGCAGAAAAAATAGTTTCTTCTGGAGGCGCACTCGTTTCGGAGTTTGCACTAGATCAGAGAGCGACCCGTTGGACATTTCCACAAAGAAACAGACTCATGGCAGGAATATCTGACGCGATTCTTATAATAGAAGCAGAAGCAAAGTCGGGCTCACTCATAACAACAACTCTAGGACTAGACTACAACAAAAACATCCTTACAGTTCCAGGGCCTATATTTTCTGAAACTTCGATTGGAACAAACAATCTATTGAAACAAGGTGCAACACCGATAACAAATGCCAAGGATCTACTAGAAGCTCTGGGTCTTGCAGAAGAAAAAGATACAGAAGAAGAAATAGATCTAGAAGATCTAACGGACGAGGAAAGAACATTGCTCGAAAATCTAAAAGAACCGAGAGATAAAGATGAACTCATAAGACTCTCTGGTATGCCAGCATCAAAAGCACAGATAGTTATAACAAGTATGGAACTAAAAGGTCTAATAAAAGAAGAGTTGGGCGAAATAAGAAGAAACTTTTGA
- the topA gene encoding type I DNA topoisomerase, translating to MKTKTAKTLLIVESPSKAKTIEKYLGGDYVVRASVGHIRDLPKNNKKAIDIEAGFIPHYEKSPGKIKVINELQSLAEKSDSIILATDPDREGEAISWHLQQILGEDKKIKAPIKRVAFNEITEDAIKEALKKPRDIDEKLVKAQEARRVLDRLVGYDLSGLIWKKVRYGLSAGRVQSPALRIIMEREREIRAFIPEKYFVIEADTKTKKGEALPLTYDEEPRDEKLVDEILEKGNSGKWLVTDLKETEQKRSPRAPFTTSTLQQTASTRLGFSPSRTMGVAQKLYEAGHITYMRTDSTTLSKQAIGQIVGEITKRFGKEFVEVRAFKTKSKNAQEAHEAIRPTHADKISAGTTEEQKKLYKLIWERAVSSQMVDAKVLRTKITAEIDGEKFKGFSINGSRIISLGWLSVDTGARGEDVELPKVSVGEELKLSEIRKIEKETLPPNRYSEAGLVKELEARGIGRPSTYASIMKTLEDRGYVTKEGRTLFPTDTGDVVSTFLENNFTEYISDTFTAEMEDELDEIADGKREYEKTLADFYGPFTKEIKEKDKLEKITNLGDAPKEFPCPECNAPMIIKLGKNGRFMSCSRFPDCAGARTIEGKIMEGPKEIGEPCPECGEKHGGKLVIREGRFGMFISCSRYPKCKFIKEDEEEKKKKMTGVECPVCKKGEMMERRGRFGVFYSCSNYPDCKNAIKAKPTGNICPICNSLMMQGTKTIPERCSNNKCPNHRPDKLNKVN from the coding sequence ATGAAAACAAAAACAGCAAAAACATTACTTATAGTAGAGTCGCCGTCAAAAGCAAAGACAATAGAAAAATATCTTGGAGGAGATTATGTTGTCAGAGCTTCTGTCGGTCACATCCGAGACTTGCCGAAAAACAACAAAAAAGCTATCGACATAGAAGCTGGTTTTATTCCCCATTATGAGAAGTCTCCTGGAAAGATAAAAGTCATAAACGAACTCCAAAGCTTGGCTGAAAAATCAGACTCTATAATACTAGCAACCGACCCCGACCGAGAAGGTGAAGCTATTTCTTGGCACTTACAGCAAATACTCGGCGAAGACAAGAAAATCAAGGCTCCTATAAAAAGAGTGGCTTTCAACGAAATAACAGAAGACGCTATAAAAGAAGCTCTCAAAAAACCTCGTGATATAGATGAGAAACTAGTAAAAGCACAAGAAGCGCGACGCGTACTAGACCGTCTTGTAGGATATGACCTGTCTGGTCTTATATGGAAAAAGGTTCGATACGGACTTTCGGCTGGTCGTGTACAGTCACCCGCTCTCAGAATCATAATGGAACGAGAGAGAGAAATACGTGCATTTATACCAGAAAAGTATTTCGTGATAGAAGCAGATACAAAAACAAAAAAGGGTGAAGCTTTGCCACTTACATATGACGAAGAACCTAGAGATGAAAAACTGGTAGATGAAATACTAGAAAAAGGTAATAGTGGCAAATGGTTAGTAACTGATCTCAAAGAAACAGAGCAAAAAAGATCTCCTCGTGCACCATTTACAACATCGACTCTTCAACAAACAGCATCTACAAGACTCGGATTCTCTCCTTCTAGAACTATGGGAGTTGCACAAAAGTTGTACGAAGCAGGACATATAACATATATGAGAACTGACTCAACAACCCTATCCAAGCAAGCTATCGGACAAATAGTTGGAGAGATAACAAAAAGATTTGGAAAAGAATTTGTAGAAGTCAGGGCCTTCAAAACAAAATCAAAAAACGCCCAAGAAGCACACGAAGCAATAAGACCAACTCATGCCGACAAAATATCTGCAGGAACTACAGAAGAACAAAAGAAACTCTACAAACTTATATGGGAAAGAGCTGTTTCTTCTCAGATGGTGGACGCAAAAGTTTTGCGAACAAAAATAACAGCAGAAATAGATGGAGAAAAATTCAAAGGATTCTCTATCAATGGATCTAGAATAATTTCTCTTGGTTGGCTGAGTGTAGACACTGGCGCAAGAGGCGAAGACGTAGAACTACCAAAAGTTTCTGTCGGAGAAGAATTGAAACTATCTGAAATAAGAAAAATAGAAAAAGAAACCCTCCCACCAAACCGCTACAGTGAAGCCGGGCTAGTCAAAGAACTAGAAGCACGAGGTATAGGTAGACCGTCTACATACGCATCTATTATGAAAACTCTAGAAGATAGAGGTTATGTAACAAAAGAAGGTAGAACGCTATTCCCTACAGATACTGGAGATGTCGTTTCTACATTTCTAGAAAACAACTTTACAGAATACATATCTGACACATTTACAGCAGAAATGGAAGACGAATTAGACGAAATCGCAGACGGAAAAAGAGAGTACGAAAAAACCCTAGCAGACTTCTATGGTCCATTTACAAAAGAAATAAAAGAAAAAGACAAACTAGAAAAAATCACAAACCTTGGTGACGCTCCAAAAGAGTTTCCTTGTCCAGAATGTAACGCTCCGATGATCATAAAACTCGGAAAAAATGGAAGATTCATGTCATGTTCCAGATTCCCTGACTGTGCCGGGGCCAGAACAATAGAAGGAAAAATAATGGAAGGACCAAAAGAGATAGGAGAACCTTGTCCGGAATGTGGAGAAAAACATGGAGGAAAACTTGTAATAAGAGAAGGTAGATTCGGAATGTTTATTTCTTGTTCAAGATATCCAAAATGTAAATTCATAAAAGAAGACGAGGAAGAAAAGAAAAAGAAAATGACAGGTGTAGAGTGTCCGGTTTGTAAAAAGGGTGAAATGATGGAACGACGCGGAAGATTTGGAGTATTTTATTCTTGTAGCAATTATCCAGATTGTAAAAACGCTATCAAGGCAAAGCCAACTGGAAACATATGTCCAATATGCAACTCGCTAATGATGCAAGGCACGAAAACGATTCCAGAACGTTGTAGTAATAACAAGTGTCCAAATCATCGTCCTGATAAATTAAACAAAGTTAATTAG
- a CDS encoding bifunctional (p)ppGpp synthetase/guanosine-3',5'-bis(diphosphate) 3'-pyrophosphohydrolase translates to MKENFNPQVGDIYNLMKEKPKGEEKTLIKKAFDFAESAHEGQFRSSGDPYFVHVFETAKNLARYEMDATTIAAGLLHDVMEDTEISAKEIEKEFGKEILGLLEGVTKLGKIKYRGEERHVESLRKFFVAVAKDFRVLVIKLADRLHNLKTLEYVKPEKQQRIALESLEVYAPLANRFGIGKLKGEIEDAAFPFAYPEEYKKTVKIFEEKSATSEKRLKKIDRDIKKLLSENDIKYLKIDYRVKHKYSLWKKIKRYKGDVERIYDIMALRVIVDSIEDCYRVLGLVHSKWTPLPGRIKDYIALPKPNGYQSLHTTIFTGDGEIAEIQIRTLEMHGRAEYGIASHFAYKERQNLKKKSRENKFNWVKEVAEKDEETKSHKDFLSTIKMDAFNDRIFVFTPKGSVIDLPEGSCSIDFAYAVHSDIGDKTSSAKVNGKMISIYEPLKSGDIVEIITNKKSHPTSKWLDHAKTTMAKKHINAYLKDNSLLQKFLSFGRK, encoded by the coding sequence GTGAAAGAAAATTTCAATCCGCAGGTTGGTGATATATACAACCTGATGAAAGAAAAACCAAAAGGAGAAGAAAAAACCTTGATCAAAAAGGCTTTTGATTTCGCCGAAAGTGCTCACGAGGGACAGTTCAGGTCTTCTGGTGATCCTTATTTTGTACACGTTTTTGAAACTGCAAAAAACCTCGCACGATATGAAATGGACGCTACAACAATAGCAGCAGGACTACTCCACGACGTCATGGAAGATACAGAAATATCGGCAAAAGAAATAGAAAAAGAGTTTGGAAAAGAAATTCTAGGACTACTAGAAGGCGTAACAAAACTTGGAAAAATAAAATACCGCGGAGAAGAAAGACACGTAGAGAGTTTAAGAAAGTTTTTCGTAGCTGTCGCCAAGGACTTCCGAGTTCTGGTTATAAAACTTGCAGACAGACTACACAATCTAAAAACACTAGAATATGTAAAACCAGAAAAACAACAACGCATAGCCCTAGAGTCACTGGAAGTCTATGCCCCGCTTGCCAACCGCTTTGGTATCGGAAAACTAAAAGGAGAGATAGAGGACGCAGCATTTCCTTTTGCATATCCAGAAGAATACAAAAAAACAGTAAAAATATTTGAAGAAAAATCTGCAACAAGCGAAAAGAGACTCAAAAAAATAGACCGTGATATCAAAAAGCTTCTTTCCGAAAACGATATCAAGTACCTCAAAATAGATTACAGAGTAAAACACAAATATTCTCTTTGGAAGAAAATAAAAAGATACAAGGGTGATGTAGAAAGAATTTACGACATCATGGCGCTCAGAGTCATTGTAGACAGCATAGAAGACTGTTATAGAGTCTTGGGCCTAGTTCATAGCAAGTGGACACCACTACCTGGAAGAATCAAGGATTATATTGCTCTCCCTAAACCAAACGGTTACCAGTCGCTACACACAACTATTTTTACAGGAGATGGAGAAATAGCCGAAATACAAATACGAACTCTAGAAATGCACGGTAGAGCAGAATACGGTATCGCATCACACTTCGCATACAAAGAAAGACAAAATCTAAAAAAGAAGAGTCGGGAAAACAAATTCAATTGGGTCAAAGAAGTTGCAGAAAAAGACGAAGAAACAAAAAGTCACAAAGACTTCCTTTCTACAATCAAGATGGATGCTTTCAATGATAGAATATTCGTCTTTACTCCAAAAGGCTCTGTCATAGATCTGCCAGAAGGATCTTGTTCTATAGACTTTGCGTACGCTGTGCACTCAGACATAGGAGACAAAACTTCTAGCGCAAAAGTAAACGGAAAAATGATTTCTATATACGAACCTCTAAAATCTGGAGACATAGTAGAAATAATCACAAACAAAAAATCTCACCCTACAAGTAAGTGGCTAGATCATGCAAAAACAACAATGGCAAAAAAGCACATAAACGCCTACCTCAAAGACAACTCTTTGCTACAAAAATTCCTAAGTTTTGGGAGAAAATAA